From the Vespa velutina chromosome 5, iVesVel2.1, whole genome shotgun sequence genome, the window ATGTAACTGGTGAAAAATGTGTggtaatttgtaatttattattaaaaataatattaataaaaaattaaatatctacaTAGGCAAAGAAAGTTCAAGAAACTATATGTGAGATGCAAGAGccattgaaaaaagaattaatagaaGGTGTTGCAATTCTTATAGAAGATGTTGCACAATTTGATGTGGACTTTGAATTAGAAGGTCCTATGATTGAAGGAATACCAGCTGCAGAAGCTAGTGAAAGGTTTGCTgcttgatattttataattattatgtattttattttatgtaaaaattatcttcATAATTTAATCCATATTATTGGATAATAGAGTTGTAGCATTTCAAGCACGTTTTGACGAGTTATGGGATAGATATGAAACTTATAGTAGCGGTGAAACTTTATTTGGAATACCCGTAAGAGAGTATCCTGAATTACAGCACAGGAAAAGAGAACTTAATttgttacaaaaattatattcattatatgcACAAGTTATACGAACAATAGATAGTTACTACAGTATAGCTTGGTCTGATATTGACATTGAATCTATTGTAGCTGAATTAACAGAATTTCAaaataagtaagaaagaataataaaagaaaaatttacaagtattcatttttaataaatatttgataaatgtaattaatgtttctattattatttaatttcaggTGTCGGAGATTACCTAAAGCTATGAGGGAATGGCCTGCTTATAttgatttaaagaaaaaaatcgatgattttaGTGAGACATGCCCATTACTTGAAATGATGGCAAATAAGGCTATGAAAGCTCGGCATTGGGAACGGATGTCCAAGTTATgtcatttcttctttgatgTAGAATCTGAGACATTTACACTAGCAAATGCTCTAGAAGCacctttattaaaatataaagatgacGTTGAGGTATATTTCACacaatacatttaaattaattttataatttattcagtatttatgattaatatcattatcatatatattatgcttttaatattattcaggACATATGTATTAGTGCAGTAAAAGAAACAGACATAGAACGTAAACTAAAACAAGTGATTGCTGACTGGGCTGTTGTAAATTTACAgttttctcattttaaacAAAGAGGAGAGTTATTGCTTAAAGGAGTTGAAACAGCTGAAATAATATCTCAACTTGAAGACAGTTTGATGGTGATCAGTTCTTTAATGGCAAACcggtataaatttcattatatttgtattaaatagaagataattatatataatatattttatagatacaaTACATATTTCAAGAAAGATATTCAATTATGGCAAAAGAAATTAAGTAATACATCAGAAATATTGTCCACGTGGTTAATCGTACAAAATTTATGGGCCTATTTAGAAGCTGTATTCATCGGTGGTGATATATCAAAGCAACTTCCAGCTGAAGCAAAACgctttaatgtaaaataaaataacaaaataagtataattaaaaaaaagataaataatttataaaaatattataaaatatcataataattaaatattttatctattaatgCATATGATAGTATAGTAGTATTAAAACATTCACATTTATCGAAATAGTCAATTGATAAGTCATGGGTTAAAGTTATGAATCGTGCACATGATAAACTAAATGCAGTGGAAACGTGTACAGAAGATGAAACTATGGGTCAACTCTTACCTTATTTGTTAGAACAGTTAGAATCTTGTCAGAAATCTCTTAGTGGGTGagttaatagaattaaaaaatatgctacaaacataacaattatttgatttaatattaaaattggtTATTCAAACAGATATCTGGAAACAAAACGTGTTATATTTCCAAGATTTTGTTTCATATCTGATCCAACATTATTGGAAATTCTTGGACAAGCTGCTGATTGTCATgctatacaaaattatttagatggtttctttgataatattgGAAAggtaattaaatttgtataatatataatgaattttatttattaaatatatctttattttcactAGTTGGAATTTTCTGAAAaggaatatgaaaatattatagcaATGTATTCtcgcgaaaaagagaaaatcgtaCTTGAAAAAGTAGTTGTATGTTTAGGTGGTGTAGAAAATTGGTTAAATATGTTACTATCTGTACATCAATTGTCGGTTGCCGCTGTAATTGCACAAGGAATGAGTTTGTTAAATACTCCtgattttgatataatatcattgatagATAATTCTGTATTGCAAGTAAgaagttttataaaatattattaaatatgcatatattttttactaataCATAAAATTCGATCAGGTTGCATTGCTTGCAATTCAAGTTATATGGACTCGTGATGCTGAAGCGGCAATGAATGCATCAAGACGAGATAAAACCATCATGCGTAAAACTAACGAGTGGTTTTTGGATTTATTAAATGCTCTAATAGAAGTAACTGTGAAGGATCTTACATCATATgctagaaaaaaatatgaagctTTAATTACAATTCATGTACATCAAAGGTAAGAAACAAATAGTTTTATAGGAAaatgtatacaatattttattggaaaatgtaaaatttatactttaatacatttttgatgtataataattatatttattttaaataaaaaatacaaaatattgcaGAGATATATTTGACgagttatatcatttaaaaattcgaaatgtACAAGATTTTGAGTGGCTGAAGCAAAGTAGATTctattataatgatgataaggAACAAATTCTGATTAGAATTACAGATGTAGAATTTATCtatcaaaatgaatttttggGTTGTAGCGAGAGACTCGTTATTACACCTCTCACAGATAGATGTTATATAACACTTTCACAAGCCGTTGgtaaacattgaaaaaatataagtttatagtgataatatattatatgctattattatgcttatttattatttatataggtaTGAATTTTGGTGGTGCACCAGCAGGTCCTGCTGGTACTGGAAAAACAGAAACTACAAAAGATATGGGAAAAGCATTAGGAAAATACGTTGTCGTATTTAATTGTTCTGATCAAATGGATTTTCGTGGTTTAGGTAGAATATTTAAAGGATTGGCACAAGCAGGTATTTGGGGTTGTTTTGATGAATTCAATCGGATAGAATTACCTGTACTTTCTGTTGCTGCTCAACAAATAGCAATTGTGCTTAAtgcaaggaaagaaagaaaaacacattttctttttaggtaacattaaaataatatttaatcattcttAAATCAAACTCTTAGGATCAAATCCTAACATTATTTACAGTGATGGTGAAACATATAAACTTAATTACGAagttggaatatttattacaatgaatCCAGGCTATGCTGGACGACAAGAATTACcagagaatttaaaaatacaatttagaAGTGTAGCTATGATGGTCCCAGATAGACAAGTACTTTTTTATTAGAGTTTATgcagaaattttattaattttaatatcttatatttcaattttattctttttagatAATTATGCGCGTCAAACTTGCAGCCTGCGGCTTTTTACAGAATATCATGTTAGCACGGAAATTTTTTACACTATATGCTTTGTGTGAAGAACAGCTTAGTAAACAAGTGCATTATGATTTTggtttacgaaatattttatcgtgtTTACGAACACTTGGTGCACAAAAGCGTGCACGTCCTAATGAATCAGAGGAAACAACGCTAATGAGAGTACTTCGgtataatcaatttattacagatgtgatataaattatctcaaatataataaccatatttatattaataatattatattttttcagagATATGAACTTATCGAAATTAGTAGATGAAGATGAACCTCTGTTTATATCACTCATTGAAGATATGTTTCCAGGGATCAAATTAACGACACAAACATATAAAGAATTACAGAAAGGAATAGAAGATGCTACAGTTGATTTAGGAATAATGAATCATCCTGAATGGAATTTAAAAACTATTCAAGTAAGAAAGCAATTATTGTAGccaaaatgttaattattaacatttaataaatgaatatttattaactatattaatatatatatataatttagctCTATGAAACATCTTTAGTTCGTCATGGTCTGATGGTGCTTGGTCCTACAGGAACTGGAAAAACTCGATGTATGTGGGCATTAATGAAAGCTCTAACACAAATGGGTATATTTCATAAAGAAGTTAGAATGAACCCTaaagtatgtataatacatactgtattaatattattactttttataaatctaaaaagagatatgtgatttattatttacttcagGCTATAACAGCATCACAAATGTTTGGTAAATTGGATGTTGCAACAAATGATTGGACAGATGGTATATTTTCGACATTATGGAGAAGATCtgttcaaatgaaaaaaactgAACATTTATGGATTGTATTAGACGGACCAGTTGATGCAGTATGGAtcgaaaatttaaattcaGTATTAGATGACAATAAAACCTTAACTTTAGCAAATGGAGATCGAATAATTATGTCTTCAACTAGTAAATTAGTATTTGAACCAGATAATGTTGATAATGCATCACCAGCAACGATATCACGCATGGGAATGGTCTTCATTAGTTCTTCTGTATTAAAATGGCATAACATATTAGAGGTGACTTTTATTTGGAATTCAAGATTTTGCATATTGTgaatcattaatatctttaggCCTGGCTAAAGACGCGTCCAAATCAAGAAGTGGACATATTACGTTCActatttcgtaaaatatatgatGATGCTCTTGTATTTGTCTTAACAAAGCTTCAGGCAAAGATGACGCTTTTGGAAGCAATTTACATACGTCAAACTACTGATCTATTAAATGGCTTGCTTACAAACAATGATAGTAAGTTTACACAAGAACAAGTGTTATGTAATAATACTCTCATATttgacgtttatttttttatgttttataattttcagaaatattaaataacatccatatagaaaaattattcttattttctattatgtgGAGTCTAGGAGCAGTGTTAGAACTTGATGCACGTTATGCTTTACAAGAGTTTCTTTTAGCTCATAAATCGCATTGTCATTGGCCAACTGTAgaagttaatataaatattattatttccatttattacataatacatttatattaatatattgtagGAAGATGAAacaattttcgaatatttagTATCCGATCAAGGATCTTGGATACATTGGAATGATATGGTTCCAGAATTTGAATATCCTTCAGATCatgttttgaaatattataaaatattagttCCTAATGTAGATAATACaagaacattatttttaattgatataatagcAAAACAAGAGAAAGCAGTTCTTCTAAttggtaaaataatatatttttattaataagtgtgtttatatcttttttacatatcttttataaaataaatataattaataaaatattatattgtatataggaGAGCAAGGTACTGCAAAAACAGTTATGATTAAAAGTTATATGTCTAATTTTGATTCTGAATATCATCTTCAAAGgtcctttaatttttcatcggCTTCTACACCCAATATGGTTCAGGTAATTACAACAAAAatactaaatataaatattaataatatttacatgcaaatacgaataaatatgtTTCCGTAGCGTGTATTTGAAAGTTATGTTGAAAAACGCGTTGGAAATACTTACGGACCTCCTAGTGGACGAAAACTTACTGTTTTCATAGATGATATAAATATGcctgaaataaatgaatgggGTGATCAAATAACAAATGAAGTTGTTCGTCAATTAATGGAATATAAAGGATTTTATTCATTGGACAAACCTGGTGACTTCAGTACGTTACAAGATATTATGATACTTGCTGCTATGATTCATCCAGGAGGTGGTAGAAACGATATACCACCAAGGTTAAAGcgacaatttaatatttttaattgtacatTACCATCTAATAAATCTATGGATGCTATTTTTGGTAagttttatgtttattttattatttaaaatataattacatgttatatatattcatcatctttttctctcttagatatatttaatatttattgcttTTAATCAGGTAAAATTGGCCAAGGATACTTTTGCTTGACTAGATTTTCTGAAGTTATAGTGAATTTTATACCAAAATTAGTACCTTTAACACGAATCTTATGGCAAAAaaccaaaataaaaatgttgccCACTCCAGCaaaatttcattatgtttttaatttaagaGATTTGTCACGTATTTGGGAAGGTATTCTTAAAATTGAAAGGGCCGAATGTGAAACTATTACaacattattaaaactttGGGATCACGAATGCTCTCGTGTAATATCTGATAGATTTATAACGGCTGAAGATAATAAATGGTTTCATAATGCATTAAAGCAAACTGCAGAAGAAATTTTGGATACAGAATTTCGATATTATGAAGATGTAGAAacatattttgttaattttttacgCGATCCTCCAGAACCAACAGGAGATGAACCAGAGGATTTTGTCTTTGAAGCACCAAAAATTTATGAGGAGATACCAAGGTgcataagtataataatttatacagaGTAAGGGCTATGTTCTATATTTAAGCTGAATTTTAATTTggatatattcatttatttttagctATAAAGTAGTTATAAAAAGAGTTAAGCAAAATATGGAACAGTTTAATGAATACATACGTGGAATACATCTTGATTTAGTTTTATTCCATGATGCTCTTGTACATTTAATACGGATATCAAGAATACTTGGATCGCCAAGGAGTCATGCAATGCTAGTAGGTGTTGGAGGATCTGGTAAACAAAGTTTAACAAGATTAGCTTCCTTCATTGCAGGTTTcacattttttcaaataacttTATCTAGGTTAGTATTCTCTAATTTATAATCActgtctttttattaattatataataaatgatcaatAAAAAACACAATATTTCTAGAATCTATAATGTGGCAAGTTTAAtggacgatttaaaaaaattgtatcgtGAAGCTGGTACTGTTAGCAAAGGATtgacatttatatttactgATAATGAGATCAAAGATGAAGCTTTTCTggagtatataaataatattttaagtgTAGGCGAGATTGCCGGTTTATTTCCTAAAGATGAATTAGATGATATTTATACAATAGTAACACCACTTATGAGAAAAGATGATCCTAAAAGACCTCCACTACAGGATAATCttcatgattattttataacacgAGCACGAGATAACCTGCACATAGTTTTATGTTTTTCACCAGTAAGATTTCATATTTGCgctattaactttttttcatttaatttttaatccaatatttaatataatattatataatttaatattgtacattttttaatataatgaagcataattttttttttacaaaattataattttgtttttgtattataaagGTTGGAGAAAAATTTAGATTACGTGCATTGAAATTTCCTGCACTCATATCTGGCTGTACAATGAATTGGTTTAGTAAATGGCCAAAAGATGCATTATATCAAGTAGGTGAACATGTTTTGAATCCGTTCGAAATTCAGTGTACTTCTGAAGTAAAGCAACAATTAATTCAAGTAATGGGTGATATTCAAGATGATGTTAATGATATTTGTATAGAATATTTCAATAGGTAATaacaaatttacaattttattatttatttattattcacttTGATTGTACCTAATAATTACTTCAGTTGTGATATCAAAAAGGTTTCGGCGGCAAACATACGTCACACCAAAGTCATTTCTAGTATTTCTTAATGGTTATAAAGAGATTTATGAacaaaatttgaataatattaatatgctTGCTGTTCGTATGAGTAATGGTTTAAGCAAGTTAGTTGATGCTGCTATACAAGTTGATGAATTACGTAaaatattagagaaaaatCTACAAGAAATCgctcaaaaaaatattcaagtgGAAgctgtatgtatttttatcagaaaactacttttatttcttataatcattaaaagttacatattattttgtagATAGTAATCACTGTTAATGAGAAGAAAAGTGAAGCAGAAACAGTTAAAGCAACAGTACAGATAACAAAAAATCAAGCTGAAGCACTATTGAAGGTGATTGCTGCAGATAAATTAGtagcagaaaaaaaattgaaagctGCAGAACCAGCATTATTAGAAGCTGAAGCTGCATTGCAGGTATTCAAAATATCAAGTTATTGCagttaatcattatttcaattataacatttaaataataacaaaaaatatatttttagactATAAAAGCATCCGATATTGCCACTGTACGTAAATTAGCCAAACCGCCCTATTTAATTACTTTGATTATGGATTGTGTGTTGatattatttggaaaaaaattagaacatGTTAAGCCAGATCCAGAACGTCAATTTTTAGTAGCCTCTTGGACTGAAGCTTTTAAAGTATATAactgataattatgatatataattatttgtatataatgttgttatcttgaaatttatttatataggttATGACTGATACTAGATTTTTATACAACTTGCAACAATTTcctaaagataatattaatggaGAAATTGTAGATTTAATGTATCCATATTTAAATTAccctttatatacatatgaagcTGCAAAGCAGGCCTGTGGTAATGTAGCTGGTCTAATACAATGGACTATTGCAATGGTAGCTTTTtatggaataaataaagatgtaCTTCCATTAAAGGCAAATTTGGCCATACAAGAAGGAAAGTATGAAAGAGCTAATCGAAATTTACGTCAAGCAGAagctttattaaaagaaaaagatgaagactTAAGACAAGTGCAGAAAGAATATGATGCTGTGATGCAAGAAAGACAGGTAAACACAATGCTAATATGTGCTGTCTATAGCGTTAAATCTATATTACATGTctattgtttattctttttcagatAATAGTTGATCAAGCTGAAGCATATCAAGCAAAAACTGATACAGCAACTGCTATGATTGAAGGATTGTCTGGTGAAAGAGTACGATGGACGGAACAAGTAGCTTTGTTTAAATCAGAAATCGAACGACTCGTTGGAGATGTTGTAATATTAACtggatttctttcttattgtgGTCCATTTAATCAAGAAATTCGTGTTTTACTACAGCGAAAGTGGTTTGATTTTCTTCGGGATAAAGACATTCCATGTTCTAAGACTATAAACATTGTTGATGTGTTGACTGATACAGCAACGGTAggattcgtttatttatattatatttgttattacgtttaatttgaatgcatataatattaatactaaatGTTATTTCATATAGATAGGAGAATGGAATTTGCAAGGTTTACCCACTGATGAATTATCTATTCAAAATGGTATAATTGTAACAAAAGCAATTAGATATCCACTTTTAATTGATCCACAGTTACAAGGTAAAACatggattaaaaataaagaaaaggattttGAGTTACAAGTGggtattgttataattatttaaatatatatgcatatatacaaaataaaagtttatataaacttttcttattattaaacaatgcATTTTTCATTGTAGATAACACTCTTATCTCATAAATACTTCAGAAACCATTTAGAAGATTCTGTTTCCCTTGGACGACCATTACTTATTGAGGATGTAGCAGAAGAATTAGATCCTGTTTTAGACAacttattggaaaaaaattttataaagatagGAACTacatataaagtaataaaatgattatatttttctttacatattttaatacttcagtatttttttatttttgtcttattttaGGTTAAATTAGGTGATAAGGAAGTAGATATTAGCAAAGATTTTAGACTTTACATTACAACAAAGTTCCCAAATCCTTCATATAATCCAGAAGTATTTGCACGTGTTTCAGTAATCGATTTTACTGTAACAATGAAaggtacaatttttattattatgtatattggCAGATCTTTACAATTGTCATTTATCTGTATTtagagtaataattatataatcttaACAGGCTTAGAAGATCAATTATTAGGAAGAGTTATTTTAACGGAAGAGGAAGAATTAGAGACTGAAAGAGTACAGCTAATTGCAGATGTAACTGctaatagaagaaatattaaagaattggAAGCAAATCTTTTACACAAATTAACAACAGTTCAGGTGCAtttatttgtcattatttatttttatgcttacatgttataataaataaatattaaaataaatatgagtaTATTAAAAGGGTCCCTTGATCGAAGATGTAGAGTTAATGACGGTATTAAATACAACAAAACAAACTGCTGCAGAAGTCaatgagaaattaaatattgcaagagaaacagaaattaaaatagatgCAGCTCGTGAAGAGTACAGACCGATTGCTACTCGAGGAAgtgttttatactttttaatctGTGATATGGCACATGTTAATTCTATGTATCAAACATCTCTCGTACAGTTCTTGGAACGTTTTGATATTTCAATGGCACGGTTAGTTTCATTTATAGATCATACGATGTATAAGGATGCaagatatattaatagtaaaaatgTGCAATATGTTTCAGATCTGAAAAGAGTCCTGTTATTCATAAAAGAATTCATCATGTTATAGAATATCTAACATATGAAGTGTTTAAATACAAAGCTCGGGGTTTATATgaaatacacaaatatatgttCAGTTTATTAATGACATTGAAAATTGATCTTCAACGTGGAAATATATCTCATGAAGAATTTGAATTCTTTATTAAGGGTGGTGCAGCTTTAGATTTAAAGACTGTTCAACCAAAACCTTGCAAGTGGATTACAGACGTAACATGGTTACATTTAGTTGCACTATCAGATTTGAAACAGTTTCAGTATATATTAACACAAGTACCAGCTTCTGAAAAACTTTGGAAGCTTTGGTTTGATAAAGATACTccagaagaagaaattataccggatggttataataatttagacACGTTTCGCCGCTTACTCATTATAaggtttttatatttatgaacttctataatattatatgtataattaaaaaaaaaatata encodes:
- the LOC124949025 gene encoding dynein axonemal heavy chain 8 isoform X9, whose protein sequence is MMDCIALYTQYYEYYDEMCKKVKECADEKPFEVSDMYVFGKFKTFKKRLIKIMDVFEITLTYSILQSSTLEGIDAFNAKFISFFNRISSKNYDPLDHRKPYFNSDYDEFKNDVAKTEIELRTFFYDTVSVTTNIETALIIVARFQKLNLKCLRIDRKYLELTNVYQNEIEEMRDRYNEDRSSPPIPRNIPSIAGRIFWIRQLYRRIEGPMNVFKTRKRVITHEYMQKCIKLYNAIISVFIHYEIIYHKSWYDSCEIVRLALSAPLFVRHPKTNKYCLNFDRFILEVIRESEHMSRFGLEVPDFIQIITICKEKIFSSYNEVKNLLEENDALSYFTVIFRRSIPIIFLNLIKIALVDLEVAFQPCLSVISWASLKISNTCENIKVKLLELQNFVKEIKDMKETRVDEMLELISSTTLLKINNYPKTPAEFLTDNIHFINIVANDLEVKSSMAEQVVIKIINKFMDLITDPNFQDIKYDWMDPEQLTKPVGSATKLISGPYETGKLKLAFSVEASAWKKLLGSALSINYKNKLMKISEYINEKNKVLLRPIKDLEDVRIAMKCLSIIRDDFITFDMELILIEETYTLMGHFNIDILKEEQDIVDSLRFNFNNMLDMAKKVQETICEMQEPLKKELIEGVAILIEDVAQFDVDFELEGPMIEGIPAAEASERVVAFQARFDELWDRYETYSSGETLFGIPVREYPELQHRKRELNLLQKLYSLYAQVIRTIDSYYSIAWSDIDIESIVAELTEFQNKCRRLPKAMREWPAYIDLKKKIDDFSETCPLLEMMANKAMKARHWERMSKLCHFFFDVESETFTLANALEAPLLKYKDDVEDICISAVKETDIERKLKQVIADWAVVNLQFSHFKQRGELLLKGVETAEIISQLEDSLMVISSLMANRYNTYFKKDIQLWQKKLSNTSEILSTWLIVQNLWAYLEAVFIGGDISKQLPAEAKRFNSIDKSWVKVMNRAHDKLNAVETCTEDETMGQLLPYLLEQLESCQKSLSGYLETKRVIFPRFCFISDPTLLEILGQAADCHAIQNYLDGFFDNIGKLEFSEKEYENIIAMYSREKEKIVLEKVVVCLGGVENWLNMLLSVHQLSVAAVIAQGMSLLNTPDFDIISLIDNSVLQVALLAIQVIWTRDAEAAMNASRRDKTIMRKTNEWFLDLLNALIEVTVKDLTSYARKKYEALITIHVHQRDIFDELYHLKIRNVQDFEWLKQSRFYYNDDKEQILIRITDVEFIYQNEFLGCSERLVITPLTDRCYITLSQAVGMNFGGAPAGPAGTGKTETTKDMGKALGKYVVVFNCSDQMDFRGLGRIFKGLAQAGIWGCFDEFNRIELPVLSVAAQQIAIVLNARKERKTHFLFSDGETYKLNYEVGIFITMNPGYAGRQELPENLKIQFRSVAMMVPDRQIIMRVKLAACGFLQNIMLARKFFTLYALCEEQLSKQVHYDFGLRNILSCLRTLGAQKRARPNESEETTLMRVLRDMNLSKLVDEDEPLFISLIEDMFPGIKLTTQTYKELQKGIEDATVDLGIMNHPEWNLKTIQLYETSLVRHGLMVLGPTGTGKTRCMWALMKALTQMGIFHKEVRMNPKAITASQMFGKLDVATNDWTDGIFSTLWRRSVQMKKTEHLWIVLDGPVDAVWIENLNSVLDDNKTLTLANGDRIIMSSTSKLVFEPDNVDNASPATISRMGMVFISSSVLKWHNILEAWLKTRPNQEVDILRSLFRKIYDDALVFVLTKLQAKMTLLEAIYIRQTTDLLNGLLTNNDKILNNIHIEKLFLFSIMWSLGAVLELDARYALQEFLLAHKSHCHWPTEDETIFEYLVSDQGSWIHWNDMVPEFEYPSDHVLKYYKILVPNVDNTRTLFLIDIIAKQEKAVLLIGEQGTAKTVMIKSYMSNFDSEYHLQRSFNFSSASTPNMVQRVFESYVEKRVGNTYGPPSGRKLTVFIDDINMPEINEWGDQITNEVVRQLMEYKGFYSLDKPGDFSTLQDIMILAAMIHPGGGRNDIPPRLKRQFNIFNCTLPSNKSMDAIFGKIGQGYFCLTRFSEVIVNFIPKLVPLTRILWQKTKIKMLPTPAKFHYVFNLRDLSRIWEGILKIERAECETITTLLKLWDHECSRVISDRFITAEDNKWFHNALKQTAEEILDTEFRYYEDVETYFVNFLRDPPEPTGDEPEDFVFEAPKIYEEIPSYKVVIKRVKQNMEQFNEYIRGIHLDLVLFHDALVHLIRISRILGSPRSHAMLVGVGGSGKQSLTRLASFIAGFTFFQITLSRIYNVASLMDDLKKLYREAGTVSKGLTFIFTDNEIKDEAFLEYINNILSVGEIAGLFPKDELDDIYTIVTPLMRKDDPKRPPLQDNLHDYFITRARDNLHIVLCFSPVGEKFRLRALKFPALISGCTMNWFSKWPKDALYQVGEHVLNPFEIQCTSEVKQQLIQVMGDIQDDVNDICIEYFNRFRRQTYVTPKSFLVFLNGYKEIYEQNLNNINMLAVRMSNGLSKLVDAAIQVDELRKILEKNLQEIAQKNIQVEAIVITVNEKKSEAETVKATVQITKNQAEALLKVIAADKLVAEKKLKAAEPALLEAEAALQTIKASDIATVRKLAKPPYLITLIMDCVLILFGKKLEHVKPDPERQFLVASWTEAFKVMTDTRFLYNLQQFPKDNINGEIVDLMYPYLNYPLYTYEAAKQACGNVAGLIQWTIAMVAFYGINKDVLPLKANLAIQEGKYERANRNLRQAEALLKEKDEDLRQVQKEYDAVMQERQIIVDQAEAYQAKTDTATAMIEGLSGERVRWTEQVALFKSEIERLVGDVVILTGFLSYCGPFNQEIRVLLQRKWFDFLRDKDIPCSKTINIVDVLTDTATIGEWNLQGLPTDELSIQNGIIVTKAIRYPLLIDPQLQGKTWIKNKEKDFELQITLLSHKYFRNHLEDSVSLGRPLLIEDVAEELDPVLDNLLEKNFIKIGTTYKVKLGDKEVDISKDFRLYITTKFPNPSYNPEVFARVSVIDFTVTMKGLEDQLLGRVILTEEEELETERVQLIADVTANRRNIKELEANLLHKLTTVQGPLIEDVELMTVLNTTKQTAAEVNEKLNIARETEIKIDAAREEYRPIATRGSVLYFLICDMAHVNSMYQTSLVQFLERFDISMARSEKSPVIHKRIHHVIEYLTYEVFKYKARGLYEIHKYMFSLLMTLKIDLQRGNISHEEFEFFIKGGAALDLKTVQPKPCKWITDVTWLHLVALSDLKQFQYILTQVPASEKLWKLWFDKDTPEEEIIPDGYNNLDTFRRLLIIRAWCMDRTLSQSRKYIASSLGMRYAEAVITLLDVMHSESRPDTPMVCFLSMGSDPSPSIEQLAKNMEILCKSISMGQGQEVHARKLLNSAVTDGFWVLCQNCHLGLDYMNEMVIFILEMQSPHPDFRIWITTEPHPNFPISLLQMSIKFTYEPPQGVKAGLTATYSGMNQIMLDQCDVPQYIPLIYAVSFLHTVVQERRKFGPLGWNIPYEFNTADWLASCMFMNNHLNDFDPKRGISWQTVRYMIGEVQYGGRVTDDYDKRLLNTFAKVWFLDALFNEDFEFYKGYPVLNYNNIAEYLKVIDSMVSIDPPQVYGLHSNADITYQSNTTQAVLDTIISIQPKEAGVGSGESREMVVTRQAKDMLDKLPTPYDFFVVKERLNIMGITQPMNIFLKQEIDRINVVIVLLITMLNDLLLAIEGVIIMNEQLRDTFDNIYDARIPDVWRVRSWESSTLGFWFTELLERNQQFSTWLFTGRPMRFWMTGFFNPQGFLTAMRQEVTRGHEGWALDNVTLHNSIMRYYAEDIKSPPDEGVYVIGLILEGAGWDRRNNMLCESANKVLYVNMPVVYIFALYNKPDKDPKLYECPLYKKPQRTYNLLVTPLWLQTNKPPEHWILRGVALLCDNK